In the genome of Limnobaculum zhutongyuii, one region contains:
- the nuoK gene encoding NADH-quinone oxidoreductase subunit NuoK — MIPLEHGLILAAILFALGLAGLLIRRNLLFMLISLEIMINAVALAFVVAGSFWQQPDGQVMYILVISLAAAEASIGLALLLQLHRRRQTLNVDSVSEMRG, encoded by the coding sequence ATGATCCCATTGGAACATGGTCTGATACTGGCGGCGATTCTGTTCGCGCTGGGTCTGGCCGGGCTGCTGATCCGTCGTAATTTGTTATTCATGCTGATCAGCCTGGAAATCATGATCAACGCCGTAGCGTTGGCGTTTGTAGTGGCGGGTAGCTTTTGGCAACAGCCGGATGGACAGGTGATGTACATTCTGGTGATTAGCCTTGCAGCGGCAGAGGCCAGTATTGGTCTGGCGCTGTTATTACAGCTTCATCGTCGTCGTCAAACCCTGAATGTCGACTCTGTCAGTGAGATGCGCGGATGA
- the nuoL gene encoding NADH-quinone oxidoreductase subunit L produces MNQNLLYLTILLPLLGFLLLAFSRGRWSENTSATVGVGSIGLAALVTAWIVYSFVSQGNPAEVSQQVLWTWMKVDNFDISVTLTLDSLSVTMLSVVVGVGFFIHLYASWYMRGEEGYSRFFAYTNLFIASMVVLVLADNLLLMYLGWEGVGLCSYLLIGFYYTNPNNGAAAMKAFIVTRVGDVFLAIGLFILFRELGTLNIREMLELAPQKFAAGSTALNWATLMLVGGAVGKSAQLPLQTWLADAMAGPTPVSALIHAATMVTAGVYLIARTNGLFLLTPEVLNLVGVIGGVTLLLAGFAALVQTDIKRVLAYSTMSQLGYMFLALGVQAWDAAIFHLMTHAFFKALLFLSSGSVILACHHEQNIFKMGGLRKKIPLVYVCFLVGGAALSALPMVTSGFFSKDKILFEAYASGHFNLMLAGLVGAFLTSLYTFRMIFIVFHGEEKTEAHSVGGISHTLPLVVLLVLSTAVGAFLALPLDGVLPVREWPEEGKLMLEMISGGVAIVGILLAAVLYLGKRQLVTSIAQSGPGKLLSTWWYNAWGFDWLYDKVFVKPYLAVAKLLQRDPLNSLMNLTAMFVRLCNRTMVVSENGLLRWYAASMALGAVVVLALLLWV; encoded by the coding sequence ATGAACCAGAACCTACTATATCTAACAATTTTGCTACCGCTGCTGGGCTTTTTGCTGCTGGCATTCTCCCGCGGTCGCTGGTCTGAGAACACCTCTGCTACGGTGGGTGTGGGTTCTATCGGTCTGGCAGCTCTGGTTACGGCGTGGATAGTTTATAGCTTTGTCTCTCAGGGCAATCCGGCAGAAGTATCTCAACAGGTACTCTGGACCTGGATGAAAGTGGATAACTTCGATATCAGCGTGACGTTAACGCTGGATAGCCTGTCGGTCACTATGCTGTCAGTGGTGGTAGGCGTTGGCTTCTTCATTCACCTGTATGCCTCATGGTACATGCGTGGTGAAGAGGGGTATTCCCGTTTCTTTGCTTATACCAACCTGTTTATCGCCAGCATGGTGGTTTTGGTACTGGCCGACAACTTACTGCTGATGTATCTCGGCTGGGAAGGGGTAGGGCTGTGTAGTTACCTGTTAATTGGTTTCTACTATACCAATCCAAACAATGGCGCAGCGGCCATGAAAGCCTTTATCGTGACCCGCGTGGGTGACGTGTTCCTGGCCATTGGTCTGTTTATCCTGTTCCGTGAATTGGGTACGCTGAACATCCGTGAGATGCTGGAACTGGCTCCGCAGAAATTTGCCGCAGGTTCAACGGCGCTGAACTGGGCAACCCTGATGTTAGTGGGTGGTGCAGTAGGTAAATCAGCACAGTTACCGTTACAAACCTGGCTGGCCGATGCGATGGCGGGCCCAACACCGGTTTCTGCTCTGATCCACGCCGCGACCATGGTTACCGCGGGTGTCTATCTGATTGCCCGTACTAACGGTCTGTTCCTGCTGACGCCAGAGGTACTGAATCTGGTGGGTGTTATCGGTGGTGTGACATTGTTGCTGGCAGGTTTTGCAGCACTGGTTCAAACCGATATTAAACGTGTTCTGGCCTACTCAACCATGAGTCAACTGGGTTACATGTTCCTGGCGCTGGGCGTACAGGCATGGGACGCAGCAATCTTCCACCTGATGACTCACGCTTTCTTTAAAGCGCTGTTATTCCTGTCATCCGGCTCGGTGATTCTGGCTTGCCACCATGAGCAAAACATTTTCAAAATGGGTGGATTACGTAAGAAGATCCCTCTGGTGTATGTTTGCTTCCTGGTGGGTGGTGCCGCGCTGTCTGCATTACCAATGGTCACTTCCGGCTTCTTTAGTAAGGATAAGATCCTGTTTGAAGCCTATGCATCAGGCCACTTTAACTTAATGCTGGCAGGTTTAGTCGGGGCATTCCTGACCTCGCTGTATACCTTCCGCATGATCTTTATTGTGTTCCACGGTGAAGAGAAAACCGAAGCGCATTCAGTTGGTGGGATTTCCCATACTTTACCGCTGGTGGTGCTGCTGGTGTTATCAACCGCTGTGGGTGCTTTCCTGGCGCTGCCGCTGGACGGTGTGTTACCGGTTCGCGAATGGCCGGAAGAAGGCAAACTGATGTTAGAGATGATCTCCGGTGGTGTGGCGATTGTTGGTATCTTACTGGCGGCGGTGCTGTACCTTGGCAAACGTCAACTGGTTACCAGCATTGCACAAAGCGGACCGGGCAAACTGCTCTCTACCTGGTGGTATAACGCGTGGGGCTTCGACTGGCTGTATGACAAGGTGTTTGTTAAACCTTATCTGGCAGTGGCGAAGTTGTTACAGCGTGATCCACTGAACTCTCTGATGAACCTGACGGCGATGTTTGTCCGCTTATGTAACCGTACGATGGTAGTCAGTGAAAATGGTCTGTTGCGCTGGTACGCCGCGTCAATGGCTTTGGGTGCAGTGGTCGTATTGGCTCTGTTATTGTGGGTTTAA
- the nuoJ gene encoding NADH-quinone oxidoreductase subunit J, producing the protein MEVAFYISAAIAVLATLRVITHTNPVHALLFLIVSLLAISCVFFSLGAYFAGALEIIVYAGAIMVLFVFVVMMLNLGDSVTHQEREWLKPGVWLGPAALCLVLLVILCIGIYSAAGQPIYGDMVDAKRVGVSLFGPYVLAVELASMLLLAGLVVAYHLGRENKSAEASINKTEEQA; encoded by the coding sequence GTGGAAGTTGCATTTTATATTTCAGCGGCCATTGCCGTTCTGGCAACGCTAAGGGTGATTACACATACCAATCCGGTGCATGCGCTGCTGTTTTTAATCGTCTCGCTGCTGGCTATTTCCTGCGTGTTTTTCTCGCTGGGAGCCTACTTTGCCGGTGCGCTTGAAATTATCGTTTACGCCGGGGCCATTATGGTGCTGTTCGTGTTCGTGGTGATGATGCTGAATCTTGGTGATTCAGTCACCCATCAGGAGCGTGAATGGCTGAAACCTGGCGTATGGCTTGGCCCTGCGGCACTGTGTCTGGTGCTGTTAGTGATCCTGTGCATTGGTATCTATAGCGCAGCGGGTCAACCTATTTATGGGGATATGGTAGACGCGAAACGAGTAGGTGTGAGCCTGTTCGGTCCTTACGTTCTTGCCGTTGAACTGGCTTCTATGCTGCTGTTAGCAGGTCTTGTTGTTGCTTACCACTTAGGTCGTGAGAACAAGAGTGCTGAAGCGTCGATTAACAAAACGGAGGAACAAGCATGA